One segment of Clostridium ljungdahlii DSM 13528 DNA contains the following:
- the ylbJ gene encoding sporulation integral membrane protein YlbJ, with the protein MEVLFYLLIFAILILLFILLKDKNLLITIVCSIFIIEIILAPKLCIDGVISGSLLFFYKVFPSLFSFLVVSNIILSCDGVYIYSKLIGKALCKPLRLPTNCSFVLIISTLCGYPLGAKYACQLYEKKIIDLFTCERLLNIASNASPLFMLGSVGVSMLKSSFIGYILLLSNLLSCIVMSFLIPSKKTYYKPIAYRNHSHESENIGKVFKNSIEDSLKNCISIGGFVILFSVVNSILKNNILFNLLISSISRITHISGNIMEGIFLGMIEMTNGCSLISSSTASLNLKIILVSFLFTFSGLSIISQVYSFTYKFKISLKKYSLRKILQGIICSIFSLSLYNLFSLKLSQETFLPYYKITTYFNNLFILTIILLITPWILYKLKQLFHVS; encoded by the coding sequence TTGGAAGTTTTATTTTATCTATTAATATTTGCAATATTAATACTTCTTTTTATTTTACTAAAAGATAAAAATTTACTTATAACTATAGTATGTTCAATTTTTATAATTGAAATTATACTTGCACCAAAGCTATGTATAGATGGGGTAATTTCAGGTAGTCTATTATTTTTTTACAAGGTATTTCCATCTTTATTTTCATTTTTAGTTGTATCCAACATAATACTCTCTTGTGATGGAGTGTACATATATTCAAAATTAATAGGCAAAGCCCTGTGCAAACCCTTAAGACTCCCAACTAACTGCAGCTTCGTATTAATTATAAGCACACTTTGTGGGTATCCCCTTGGAGCAAAATATGCTTGTCAACTTTATGAAAAAAAAATAATAGACCTTTTCACCTGCGAGAGGCTTTTAAATATAGCTTCTAATGCAAGTCCTCTCTTTATGCTAGGTTCTGTTGGAGTTTCCATGCTAAAGAGCTCTTTTATAGGGTATATACTATTACTTTCTAATTTGCTATCTTGTATAGTTATGAGTTTTTTGATACCTTCTAAAAAAACATATTACAAACCTATTGCTTATAGAAATCACTCTCATGAAAGTGAAAATATCGGAAAGGTATTTAAAAACAGTATTGAAGATTCTTTAAAAAACTGCATATCAATAGGTGGATTTGTCATATTATTTTCTGTTGTAAATAGTATTTTAAAAAATAATATTCTATTTAATTTACTAATTAGTAGCATTTCACGTATAACTCATATTTCGGGTAACATAATGGAAGGAATCTTCCTTGGAATGATAGAAATGACTAATGGATGCAGCTTAATATCATCTTCTACTGCCTCCCTTAATTTAAAAATTATACTAGTAAGTTTTTTATTCACCTTCAGCGGACTATCAATTATATCTCAAGTGTACTCTTTTACTTATAAATTTAAAATATCTTTAAAAAAATATTCTCTTAGAAAAATACTACAGGGAATAATATGTTCCATATTTAGCTTATCACTTTATAACCTATTCTCTTTAAAATTATCGCAAGAAACTTTTCTACCTTATTATAAAATAACTACATACTTTAATAACTTGTTTATACTTACTATAATTTTGCTTATTACTCCCTGGATTTTATATAAATTAAAGCAATTATTTCATGTCTCTTAG
- a CDS encoding nucleotidyltransferase, producing the protein MNVTGIIVEYNPFHNGHKYHIESARSATKCDAVIAVMSGNFVQRGSPSIVDKWTKTKMALLNGVDLVFELPVIYSLSSAEFFAYGAVSLLENLGVVKNLCFGSEYSNINLLKSIAKILAEEPTQFKLFLKEKMSQGMSYPSARNSALNNFLLNTKSSLTKYNIDEILQSPNNILGIEYLKNLIRIKSNITPISIKRIGSSYNSLNIEQSFSSASSIRNFLKLNGNINDLSSNIPENVLSILKKVQSTGCGFIFEDCMVPYLRYKSFLYENKIKNLPDISEGIENRILKSLQNNCSYSDIIIKSKTKRYTYSRISRILCQFFLGFENLNSEILRRNICPYGRVLGFNSTGIKVLKEMKNNSSIPIYVKMPKKISEMLELDIQCTKAYSLLNKNIPFNNDYLQSPIMADQI; encoded by the coding sequence ATGAACGTAACTGGAATAATAGTTGAATATAATCCCTTTCACAATGGACATAAATATCATATTGAAAGTGCTCGTTCTGCTACAAAATGTGATGCTGTAATAGCAGTTATGAGTGGTAACTTCGTGCAAAGAGGTTCACCATCTATAGTTGACAAATGGACTAAAACCAAAATGGCACTTCTAAATGGAGTAGACCTGGTATTTGAACTTCCTGTTATCTACAGTCTATCTTCTGCTGAATTTTTTGCCTATGGTGCTGTAAGTCTCTTAGAAAACTTGGGTGTAGTAAAAAATCTTTGTTTTGGAAGCGAATATAGTAATATAAACTTGCTGAAATCTATTGCAAAAATTCTTGCAGAAGAGCCTACCCAATTTAAATTATTTTTAAAGGAAAAAATGTCACAGGGTATGTCCTATCCTTCTGCACGAAATAGTGCTTTAAATAATTTTCTATTAAATACTAAAAGTTCTCTTACAAAGTACAATATAGATGAAATACTTCAATCTCCAAACAATATTTTAGGTATAGAATATTTAAAAAACCTAATAAGAATAAAAAGCAATATTACTCCCATATCAATAAAAAGAATTGGAAGTTCATATAATAGCTTAAACATAGAGCAATCTTTTTCCAGTGCATCATCTATACGTAATTTCTTAAAATTAAATGGGAACATAAATGACTTAAGTTCTAATATTCCAGAAAATGTACTTTCTATTTTAAAGAAAGTTCAATCTACTGGATGTGGCTTTATTTTCGAAGATTGTATGGTGCCCTATTTAAGATATAAATCCTTTCTATATGAAAATAAAATTAAAAATTTACCTGACATATCCGAAGGAATTGAAAATAGAATACTCAAATCTCTACAGAATAATTGTTCCTACAGCGATATAATAATTAAATCTAAAACCAAAAGATATACTTACAGCAGAATAAGTAGAATATTATGCCAGTTTTTTTTAGGATTTGAAAATTTAAATTCTGAAATATTGAGAAGAAATATATGTCCCTATGGAAGAGTCTTAGGATTTAATTCTACCGGTATAAAAGTACTTAAGGAAATGAAAAATAACTCTTCTATTCCAATTTACGTAAAAATGCCAAAAAAAATAAGTGAAATGCTTGAATTAGACATACAGTGCACAAAAGCCTATAGTCTATTAAACAAAAATATACCTTTTAACAATGATTACCTTCAAAGTCCCATCATGGCAGATCAAATTTAG
- the pta gene encoding phosphate acetyltransferase — protein MKLMEKIWSKAKEDKKKIVLAEGEEERTLQACEKIIKEGIANLILVGNEKVIKEKASKLGVSLNGAEIVDPETSDKLKAYADAFYELRKKKGITPEKADKIVRDPIYFATMMVKLGDADGLVSGAVHTTGDLLRPGLQIVKTAPGTSVVSSTFIMEVPNCEYGDNGVLLFADCAVNPCPDSDQLASIAISTAETAKNLCGMDPKVAMLSFSTKGSAKHELVDKVRNAVEIAKKAKPDLSLDGELQLDASIVEKVASLKAPGSEVAGKANVLVFPDLQAGNIGYKLVQRFAKADAIGPVCQGFAKPINDLSRGCNSDDIVNVVAVTAVQAQAQK, from the coding sequence ATGAAATTGATGGAAAAAATTTGGAGTAAGGCAAAGGAAGACAAAAAAAAGATTGTCTTAGCTGAAGGAGAAGAAGAAAGAACTCTTCAAGCTTGTGAAAAAATAATTAAAGAGGGTATTGCAAATTTAATCCTTGTAGGGAATGAAAAGGTAATAAAAGAAAAAGCGTCAAAATTAGGTGTAAGTTTAAATGGAGCAGAAATAGTAGATCCAGAGACTTCAGATAAACTAAAGGCATATGCAGATGCTTTTTATGAATTGAGAAAGAAGAAGGGAATAACGCCAGAAAAAGCGGATAAAATAGTAAGAGATCCAATATACTTTGCTACAATGATGGTTAAACTTGGAGATGCAGATGGATTGGTTTCAGGTGCGGTTCATACTACAGGTGATCTTTTGAGACCAGGACTTCAAATAGTAAAGACAGCTCCAGGTACATCAGTAGTTTCCAGTACATTTATAATGGAAGTACCAAATTGTGAGTATGGTGACAATGGTGTACTTCTATTTGCTGATTGTGCTGTAAATCCATGCCCAGATAGTGATCAATTGGCTTCAATTGCAATAAGTACAGCAGAAACTGCAAAGAACTTATGTGGAATGGATCCAAAAGTAGCAATGCTTTCATTTTCTACTAAGGGAAGTGCAAAACACGAATTAGTAGACAAAGTTAGAAATGCTGTAGAGATTGCAAAAAAAGCTAAACCAGATTTAAGTTTAGACGGAGAATTACAATTAGATGCCTCTATCGTAGAAAAGGTTGCAAGTTTAAAGGCTCCTGGAAGTGAAGTAGCAGGAAAAGCAAATGTACTTGTATTTCCAGATCTCCAAGCAGGAAATATAGGCTATAAACTCGTTCAAAGATTTGCAAAAGCAGATGCTATAGGACCTGTATGCCAAGGATTTGCAAAACCTATAAATGATTTGTCAAGAGGATGTAATTCTGATGATATAGTAAATGTAGTAGCTGTAACAGCAGTTCAAGCACAAGCTCAAAAGTAA
- a CDS encoding acetate kinase, with translation MKILVVNCGSSSLKYQLIDMQDESVVAKGLVERIGMDGSILTHKVNGEKFVTEQTMEDHKVAIQLVLNALVDKKHGVIKDMSEISAVGHRVLHGGKKYAASILIDENVMKAIEECIPLGPLHNPANIMGIDACKKLMPNTPMVAVFDTAFHQTMPDYAYTYAIPYDISEKYDIRKYGFHGTSHRFVSIEAAKLLKKDPKDLKLITCHLGNGASICAVNQGKAVDTTMGLTPLAGLVMGTRCGDIDPAIVPFVMKRTGMSVDEVDTLMNKKSGILGVSGVSSDFRDVEEAANSGNDRAKLALNMYYHKVKSFIGAYVAVLNGADAIIFTAGLGENSATSRSAICNGLSYFGIKIDEEKNKKRGEALEISTPDSKIKVLVIPTNEELMIARDTKEIVENK, from the coding sequence ATGAAAATATTAGTAGTAAACTGTGGAAGTTCATCTTTAAAATATCAACTTATTGATATGCAAGATGAAAGTGTTGTAGCAAAGGGTCTTGTAGAAAGAATAGGAATGGACGGTTCAATTTTAACACACAAAGTTAATGGAGAAAAGTTTGTTACAGAGCAAACAATGGAAGACCACAAAGTTGCTATACAATTAGTATTAAATGCTCTTGTAGATAAAAAACATGGTGTAATAAAAGACATGTCAGAAATATCCGCTGTAGGACATAGAGTCTTGCACGGTGGAAAGAAATATGCAGCATCCATTCTTATTGACGAAAATGTAATGAAAGCAATAGAAGAATGTATCCCACTAGGACCACTACATAATCCAGCTAATATAATGGGAATAGATGCTTGTAAAAAATTAATGCCAAATACTCCAATGGTAGCAGTATTTGATACAGCATTTCATCAGACAATGCCAGATTATGCTTATACTTATGCAATACCTTATGATATATCTGAAAAGTATGATATCAGAAAATATGGTTTTCATGGAACTTCTCATAGATTCGTTTCAATTGAAGCAGCTAAATTATTAAAGAAAGATCCAAAAGATCTTAAGTTAATAACTTGTCATTTAGGAAATGGAGCTAGCATATGTGCAGTAAACCAAGGAAAAGCAGTAGATACAACGATGGGACTTACTCCTCTTGCAGGACTTGTAATGGGAACTAGATGCGGTGATATAGATCCAGCTATAGTACCATTTGTAATGAAAAGAACAGGCATGTCTGTAGATGAAGTGGATACCTTAATGAATAAAAAGTCAGGAATACTTGGAGTATCAGGAGTAAGCAGTGATTTTAGAGATGTAGAAGAAGCTGCAAATTCAGGAAATGATAGAGCAAAACTTGCATTAAATATGTATTATCACAAAGTTAAATCTTTCATAGGAGCTTATGTTGCAGTTTTAAATGGAGCAGATGCTATAATATTTACAGCAGGACTTGGAGAAAATTCAGCAACTAGCAGATCTGCTATATGTAATGGATTAAGCTATTTTGGAATTAAAATAGATGAAGAAAAGAATAAGAAAAGGGGAGAGGCACTAGAAATAAGCACACCTGATTCAAAGATAAAAGTATTAGTAATTCCTACAAATGAAGAACTTATGATAGCTAGGGATACAAAAGAAATAGTTGAAAATAAATAA
- a CDS encoding YceD family protein, which yields MKLNVSDLLSEEVVTKDINVTVEEKGFYDGSEYIKLLEPLKFSGTLSKEGDILLLEGRINTLLELTCSRCLGKFSYAVNVAITEKFTNNNKENKDDEAIFIDSNIIDITEIIENNIILILPIKRLCSENCKGLCQQCGTNLNNSKCQCKSDDIDPRLAKLKDMFFTD from the coding sequence ATGAAATTAAATGTATCAGATTTACTAAGTGAAGAAGTTGTTACAAAGGACATAAATGTTACAGTAGAAGAAAAGGGATTCTATGATGGAAGTGAATACATAAAGTTATTAGAGCCTCTAAAGTTTAGCGGAACTTTAAGTAAAGAAGGAGATATTCTTCTGTTGGAAGGAAGAATTAATACTTTACTAGAGCTCACTTGTTCACGATGTCTAGGTAAATTCTCTTATGCTGTGAATGTTGCTATTACTGAAAAATTTACAAATAATAACAAGGAAAATAAGGATGATGAAGCCATCTTTATAGATAGTAATATCATTGATATTACGGAAATAATAGAAAATAACATTATATTAATTTTACCAATTAAGAGGCTTTGCAGCGAGAATTGTAAGGGGTTATGCCAACAGTGCGGCACTAACTTAAATAATTCTAAATGTCAGTGCAAAAGCGATGATATTGATCCGAGATTGGCAAAGCTAAAAGATATGTTTTTCACTGATTAA
- the rpmF gene encoding 50S ribosomal protein L32 produces MGNPASRISKAKRDSRRAQTFKLGLPGLVECPQCHEMKLAHRVCKNCGYYKGKEIISTENK; encoded by the coding sequence GTGGGAAATCCAGCCAGCAGAATATCAAAAGCAAAAAGAGACTCAAGAAGAGCACAGACTTTTAAATTAGGTTTACCAGGTTTAGTTGAGTGTCCTCAGTGCCATGAAATGAAACTTGCACATAGAGTTTGTAAGAATTGTGGATATTATAAAGGTAAGGAAATCATTTCAACTGAAAATAAATAA
- the plsX gene encoding phosphate acyltransferase PlsX: MIIAVDGMGGDFAPCAVVEGVVEAVKKQNVNIIITGQKEQIENELAKYNYPKDKIDILSTKEVITTGESPVMALRKKKDSSLVKALNLVKEGKADAVISAGSTGAFMAGSTLIVGRIRGVDRVALAPIMPGKNGNFMVIDAGANVDCKPQYLQQFSLMGKIYFESILKVNNPSIGLINIGEEEEKGNELAKSAYKLLKSMDFNFVGNVEPRDVTNGDVNVLVCDGVVGNTVLKMYEGVALNLFSMLREEVMKSFSSKLAAFILKPAFKSLKGKLDYTEYGGSPFLGCKGICVKAHGSSNGKAFKNAVMQAISCYENNVVGKIKSEIEKIHNVESNNI, translated from the coding sequence ATGATAATTGCTGTGGATGGTATGGGAGGAGATTTTGCACCTTGTGCTGTAGTGGAAGGTGTGGTAGAAGCAGTTAAAAAGCAAAACGTAAATATAATAATAACCGGCCAAAAAGAGCAAATTGAAAATGAATTAGCTAAATATAATTATCCTAAGGACAAAATAGATATTTTAAGCACTAAAGAGGTTATAACTACAGGTGAATCCCCAGTTATGGCTTTAAGAAAAAAAAAGGACTCTAGCTTAGTTAAAGCACTTAATCTTGTAAAAGAAGGTAAAGCAGATGCTGTTATATCAGCAGGAAGCACAGGGGCGTTTATGGCAGGTTCCACTTTAATCGTAGGGCGAATTAGAGGGGTAGACAGAGTAGCATTAGCTCCTATAATGCCGGGAAAAAACGGAAATTTTATGGTAATAGATGCAGGAGCAAATGTTGACTGTAAGCCTCAGTATTTGCAGCAATTTTCTCTTATGGGCAAGATATATTTTGAGAGCATACTAAAGGTAAATAACCCATCTATAGGCCTTATAAATATAGGTGAAGAAGAAGAAAAGGGAAATGAACTGGCTAAAAGTGCATATAAACTTTTGAAAAGCATGGATTTTAACTTTGTAGGAAATGTAGAACCAAGAGATGTTACTAATGGAGATGTGAACGTATTAGTTTGTGATGGAGTAGTAGGAAACACAGTTTTAAAGATGTATGAAGGTGTAGCGTTAAATTTATTTTCCATGTTAAGAGAAGAGGTTATGAAATCCTTTAGCAGTAAGCTAGCAGCTTTTATTTTAAAACCTGCTTTTAAAAGTTTAAAAGGTAAATTAGATTATACAGAATATGGTGGCTCTCCTTTTTTAGGATGTAAGGGTATATGTGTAAAGGCTCATGGAAGTTCTAATGGAAAAGCTTTTAAAAATGCAGTAATGCAAGCTATAAGCTGTTATGAAAATAATGTTGTTGGTAAAATAAAATCTGAAATAGAAAAAATACATAATGTAGAAAGTAATAATATATAA
- the acpP gene encoding acyl carrier protein → MIFEKIQKIISEQLGIGSDEIKMESSFIDDLGADSLDIVELIMALETEFDIEIPDEEAEKVKTVGDVVEYIKAHTEE, encoded by the coding sequence ATGATTTTTGAAAAAATACAAAAAATAATATCTGAACAACTTGGAATTGGCTCTGATGAAATAAAAATGGAATCATCTTTTATTGACGATTTAGGTGCAGATTCCCTTGATATCGTTGAGTTAATAATGGCTCTTGAAACAGAGTTTGATATTGAAATACCAGACGAAGAAGCTGAAAAGGTAAAAACAGTGGGAGATGTAGTTGAGTACATAAAAGCTCATACTGAAGAATAA
- the rnc gene encoding ribonuclease III, which produces MEEIGFIELLEKKFNMSFSNKEIIEVALTHSSYANGRKNIKFNERLEFLGDSVLQLCISEYLFLKYKSKPEGELTKKRSLIVCENSLYHVAKKWNLGKYIKMSKGEEITGGRERTSILADCVEAIIAAIYLNFGYENTGKFIIENFQDIIENAIKNRIIMDYKTKLQETLQKDGDVSIEYNLVKYEGPPHRRKFYTEVCTEKNVLGSGVGYSKKESEQNAAQDALMKLNVKVSML; this is translated from the coding sequence ATGGAAGAGATAGGCTTTATTGAATTACTAGAAAAGAAGTTCAATATGAGTTTTAGTAACAAGGAAATCATAGAAGTAGCTTTAACTCATAGTTCATATGCTAATGGTAGAAAAAATATAAAATTCAATGAAAGATTAGAATTTTTAGGAGATTCTGTATTGCAGCTTTGTATATCAGAATACTTATTTTTAAAATATAAAAGTAAACCTGAAGGAGAGCTTACAAAAAAAAGGTCTCTTATAGTTTGTGAAAATTCCCTTTATCATGTAGCTAAAAAATGGAATCTTGGTAAATACATAAAAATGAGTAAGGGAGAAGAAATTACAGGAGGAAGAGAAAGAACTTCCATATTGGCAGATTGTGTTGAAGCGATTATTGCTGCAATTTATTTAAATTTTGGATATGAGAATACAGGAAAATTTATAATTGAAAATTTTCAAGATATTATAGAAAATGCTATTAAAAATAGAATAATAATGGATTATAAAACTAAGCTTCAAGAAACTTTACAAAAAGACGGAGATGTATCTATAGAATATAACCTCGTAAAATATGAAGGACCTCCTCATAGAAGAAAGTTTTATACTGAAGTGTGTACAGAAAAAAATGTTTTGGGCAGCGGCGTAGGATACAGCAAAAAGGAGTCAGAGCAGAATGCAGCTCAGGATGCTTTGATGAAATTAAATGTAAAAGTAAGTATGCTTTAG
- a CDS encoding elongator complex protein 3 — MKHYIIPIFVPNEGCPHNCVFCDQTAITGNEEKVDACFTRNTINQYLKTIKRENSVVEVSFFGGTFTAIPMERQNELLSVAKEYKDRGDIDLIHMSTRPDYIDKSILDNLKSYSVDVIELGVQSLNEEVLIKSGRGHSAEDVVKASSLIKEYGFTLGHQIMLGLPSDTFEKDMETVKRSVLMNPDIYRLYPALVIKGTFMETMYKKGVYKPYTLDEAVDICRNLYYILRKNKINVIRMGLQPTEEINVGKDVIAGPFHPAFRELVEGNIYNNMIEDSISESYEGNVVIKINNRDISKLYANKRKYFNDMKKKFGKCFVKVIQDPSISRENVVIIEEGVTKFVSIDEYIADKCKER; from the coding sequence ATGAAACATTATATAATACCTATATTTGTACCTAATGAAGGATGCCCCCATAACTGTGTATTTTGTGATCAGACTGCAATTACAGGAAATGAGGAAAAAGTTGATGCCTGTTTTACTAGAAATACTATAAATCAGTATTTAAAAACTATAAAACGAGAAAATTCCGTAGTAGAAGTATCTTTTTTTGGAGGTACTTTTACTGCAATTCCGATGGAAAGGCAAAATGAACTTTTAAGTGTGGCTAAAGAGTATAAGGATAGAGGAGATATAGATCTTATACATATGTCAACAAGACCAGACTATATAGACAAAAGTATACTGGATAACTTAAAAAGCTATTCTGTAGACGTTATAGAACTTGGTGTACAGTCATTAAATGAAGAAGTACTTATAAAATCAGGAAGAGGACATTCCGCGGAAGATGTTGTTAAAGCATCTTCTCTTATAAAGGAGTATGGATTCACATTGGGACACCAGATTATGCTGGGGTTACCTTCAGATACTTTCGAAAAAGATATGGAAACTGTAAAAAGATCCGTACTTATGAATCCGGATATATACAGATTATACCCTGCTCTTGTAATAAAGGGAACTTTCATGGAGACCATGTACAAAAAAGGTGTATATAAACCTTATACATTAGATGAAGCAGTGGATATATGCAGAAATTTATATTACATTTTGCGAAAAAATAAAATAAACGTAATAAGAATGGGACTCCAACCTACAGAAGAAATAAATGTAGGTAAAGATGTAATAGCAGGTCCTTTCCATCCTGCCTTTAGGGAACTGGTAGAAGGAAATATTTACAATAATATGATAGAGGACAGTATATCAGAGTCTTATGAGGGAAATGTAGTTATAAAGATAAACAATAGGGATATTTCAAAGTTGTATGCAAATAAAAGAAAATATTTCAATGATATGAAAAAGAAATTTGGTAAATGTTTTGTAAAAGTTATTCAAGATCCTTCAATTAGTAGGGAAAACGTAGTTATAATTGAAGAGGGAGTAACTAAATTTGTATCTATAGATGAATATATAGCAGATAAATGTAAGGAAAGGTAG